From Penicillium digitatum chromosome 5, complete sequence, one genomic window encodes:
- a CDS encoding Major facilitator superfamily domain, general substrate transporter: MPVTQPPQAQATSATTSPECGCVYGRRTRPHHRRFCAIVDTTRRTGSRQRTTLRTLMITEFQRYLRHRGHSRRADLVDELLLIQPDEESDVGRLRQLIEDEDQRQEQRRRDGLDEDEEASGEYRPDFPLQ; the protein is encoded by the coding sequence ATGCCAGTAACGCAACCACCCCAAGCCCAAGCTACGTCTGCAACGACATCTCCCGAGTGCGGATGTGTCTATGGCCGTAGAACAAGGCCCCATCATCGACGCTTCTGTGCCATCGTCGACACCACCCGTAGAACAGGATCCCGTCAACGAACCACACTCCGCACACTCATGATTACCGAATTTCAGCGCTACTTACGCCATCGGGGTCACTCGCGGCGGGCGGATTTGGTCGATGAATTGCTCCTTATTCAGCCAGATGAGGAGTCAGATGTAGGACGACTGCGGCAGTTGATAGAAGATGAGGATCAGCGGCAAGAGCAGCGGAGGCGAGATGGtttggatgaggatgaggaggcTTCGGGGGAGTATCGGCCGGATTTTCCATTGCAGTAA